A window of Thermoflexus sp. genomic DNA:
CGGCGTCCCCTTCGGCCGCCCAGGCCATACGAACCTATTGAAGGTGCATCGGATCGAACCGGCTCCCGCGTAGCCCCCCATCCGTTTCGGCGCTTGGAGTCCCTCGGCTCGGGCACCCCCCGTCCCCCTTTGGGGGGGATAGCCCCCCGGCACCAATGGATCCGGCTGCAGGAAGCGGCCCAGGGCCGGATCATAGAAGCGGGCGTTGTAGTCATACAGGCCCAGCGCCCCCTCCCACCGCTGGCCGGTGAAGCGGCGGTCGGTGGGGAAGAAGGCAACGATCCCTGGGCGCTTATTCCTCTGGTGTCACCGACAGTGCGATGGGCGCCAGCACCGCTTGCAGCCGCTCGCGCCGTTCCTGAACCTCCTTTTCAAACCACTCCAGGGGTGAAGCGGAAAGTGTCAGCAGCATCCCGCCTCCGGCCAGCTCATACCAGCCGACATAGCTCTTACTGGCGCGGAGGAGCTCTTTCCCCTGCTGGTAGGCCTGCGCCAGGTATTCTGGCCGCAGCTGGTAAAGGGGATCGGCGCGCCGCAGTTCCTGGATACCGCCCAGCTGACGCAGATGTTCCGCTCCCAGGAAGTTGCCCCAGAAGGCCTTCCAGACCCGTTTGTCCAGCTTAGGCATCAGCTCCTGCCACGCCCGGAACTCCCGGTGATATTCCGGGGGCACTGTGCTGTCAAAGAGATGGATGGCGTTGCGAAAAATATCATCCTGGAGGGGGATACCGGTTTCCACATCGATGAAGCCGTATACGCCTTCTACAATCTCCCAGGCCGCTATTCCCAGCCTCACAAATCCCTCCACGCCTCCTGTGCTTGCTTGGATCACATCTGGATGAGCTTGCAGATAAACATAGGAGGGGGTGCGATAGCTTTCCATCCCCCGCTCCGGTTGGGGACGAGATTTGATAGCAACGAATAAGCCTTGCTTTAAAATAGTCTCATCCCTCAACGCTCCTCTTGGCCATCCGAACAGAATTTCAGACCAGGGTTGCTCTGTTTGCAATCGCTGGTAGAGTTTCTCCCGATTCTGGGAGGTGGCTTTCCAGACTCGTAGCGACTCCCTGGCTCGAGAAGCGAAGTTGAATTCCGCATAAGAGCGGTTAGCCCACTGTTCCACGCGGTGCAGCCAATCCCATAGGGGATCCAGTCGCTCCTCCAGCCTCTCGTAGGTGTAGATCACCATTCCTACGGCCCGGATTTCTCCCATCGGGTAGCCTCCTCAGCGATAATACTCCACCCGCCACCAGTATTCCGGCAGTCCCTCCAACCGGCGTAAGTCCCCATATAGCTCGTTCAAGCGAGCTGCATAACTCTTTGCCTGGTTTTCCGCTTTAGCTTTTAATTTCGCATCTTTTAACCAGCTTTGGGGTTTGAATTCCACCACCTCGCCGGTGGCGTGGTTGACGACATCGGGGCGGAAGCGCCGGCCGGTCAGGTCCACGAAGGTTTGATCGATATCCACGAAGGGCCGCTGCTCCGGGGGAATCCCCTCTAGATATCTGACTCCTAACCGCTGGTGGGCCAGGCGTCCCGCTCGCAGCATCGGGGGCTCCAGGCTCCCGGCCGCCTCCGCCGTTGCCGGCGGTGCCAGCCGCCCCACCCCATAGCCCACGCCGGCCAGCGCCCCGCCGATTGCTGCGTCCCGCAGGAGATCTCCGGGATCTCCCAGGCCTTCCCCGATCGCTTGACCGCTAAGGATGTTTTCGGTGGTCCGGGCCGCCTGCCCGGCTGCCGCCCCGCTGAGGGCACCTGCCGCTACCGTGCCCGCCAGTCCAGTTCCCAGCACGGCCGTGCCCAGGCCGAAGGTGGCTCCGCCGACTGCCCCGGCCACGGCTCCAGCCCCCACGACGGCCCAGTTGACGTTCGTGAAAGCCTGGACGGTGAGGCCGTTCTGGCGGATGTTCGCGGCCACCTGGACGCCGTAGCTCACCCCCGCGCCGATCAGGGCTCCCAATCCGATGGCGAGGCACCAGGGGCAATGCCCGCTGGGGTCGGTGTAGCGCAAGGGGTTGTTGTAGACATAGGCATACCGGTTGAGCGCCTGCGGGTTCCCCGGCTCGGGCACCAGGGGATCGAGTTGCAGGAAGCGGCCCAGGGCGGGGTCGTAGAAGCGGGCCCGGTAATCATACAGGCCCAGGCTTGCTTCCCACCGCTGGCCGGTGAAGCGGCGGTCGGTGGGGAAGAGGCCGCTCTCCCCCCGGATGGCGCCATAGGGGAGATAGCGCGTGGCCCCTGCGATACTCCCGCCCTGGGCCAGCGCCGTGACGCTCCCCAGGTGATCCCCCACCACCGCGTAGACGGCGCTTCCCTCTCGCACGGCCACCGCCTCGCCCCCCAGGCGGTAGACCTTCCGCCCCAGGCCGCCCCGCACTTCGTAGCCGTCGTCCACGGCCACGGTGCGGAGGCCCGCCACCTCCCGGACCCCCCGGTTTCCTTCGGCGTCGTAGCGGAAGGAAGCCACCCGCTCGGCGCCCCGCCAGACCTCCGCCAGGCGGTTCTCGGGGTCGTAGCCGTAGCGCCACTCGGCACCGCCCACGGTGCGGGTGAGGACGTTCCCGTTCCCATCATATCCCAGGGTGGTGCCGTCGCCCCCAGAAAGCAGCTGCCAGGAGCAGCCTGTATCGCTTTTGACCCAGGCAGCATGCCAAGCCCTTTGGAGCTGACAACGTATCGTTCATTCCAATTTACGAAGAGTGCATATTCCGGCAAATCGAAAATCTCCAGGTTTCCCGAACGGGGAGGAAATTTGCTTTTTCCATTTGAAAGCAAGATAAGCTCCTCCTGGGAGCCAGAAGCGCCTCCCATTATCCGCCTCAAACCAGAAGACCCAAGGCTTCCAAATCAGCGGTGGGGATACCCAACCATAAAGGATCTCGAATTCCTCGTAGGGCTCACTGATGACAAATTCCGCTCGGATACGCTTCATCTCTTCTCCCTGGTTCACTCAAGACGACGGAGGCGTAAAACCCGAACTTGCACGGGATCCCATGTCCGATATTGAATTCCCCATCCCTCACGGAAGCCAGTTGTATACCATTTTGGAGCGATTCGCTCGGGTCCGATTACGGATGGGGAATTAAGGATTTCGAAGTCTACCGCGTAATCGGGGATATGCTTAAGAGATAACCGATGGGCTGCTCGAGAGCGGGAGGCATAGTGATCAATGGTGAA
This region includes:
- a CDS encoding RHS repeat-associated core domain-containing protein; translation: MGGAEWRYGYDPENRLAEVWRGAERVASFRYDAEGNRGVREVAGLRTVAVDDGYEVRGGLGRKVYRLGGEAVAVREGSAVYAVVGDHLGSVTALAQGGSIAGATRYLPYGAIRGESGLFPTDRRFTGQRWEASLGLYDYRARFYDPALGRFLQLDPLVPEPGNPQALNRYAYVYNNPLRYTDPSGHCPWCLAIGLGALIGAGVSYGVQVAANIRQNGLTVQAFTNVNWAVVGAGAVAGAVGGATFGLGTAVLGTGLAGTVAAGALSGAAAGQAARTTENILSGQAIGEGLGDPGDLLRDAAIGGALAGVGYGVGRLAPPATAEAAGSLEPPMLRAGRLAHQRLGVRYLEGIPPEQRPFVDIDQTFVDLTGRRFRPDVVNHATGEVVEFKPQSWLKDAKLKAKAENQAKSYAARLNELYGDLRRLEGLPEYWWRVEYYR
- a CDS encoding RHS repeat-associated core domain-containing protein gives rise to the protein MVAFFPTDRRFTGQRWEGALGLYDYNARFYDPALGRFLQPDPLVPGGYPPQRGTGGARAEGLQAPKRMGGYAGAGSIRCTFNRFVWPGRPKGTP